AAGCGATCACCGAAACCAGGAAGCCACTCAACGGCCTACCACCGCTCACCAGAGCAACAGACCGCGGAAGCCGGAATGCGAAGACTGCGGCAGACCCATGATCGGTCCAGCGCACCCCGATGGCATCTGCCGCGACTGCAGACAGTCCACGTCAGCGTCATCAAGCAACATCCGACGGCTCGCGTGACCCGCCGCCCAGCAGTTCGCTCGGACACAACAAGCATCATGAGTGGCCCGCCCACGGCCGGAGCAGCTGTAAACATCTGGAGCGCCGAGCATCGTTTGTCCTCAAGCCTTGTATGTCCGCTGCGCCTCCACCTCGGCTTCCTCGGTCCGTCCGAGGGCGCTGCTGCGGTACTCCGAGGGCCTGCTCCATGACCTGGACCGCGGCGAAGGCGAGCGCGTGACGCCGCCAGGACCGGCTCCGCATCCAAAGAGCCCGGCACCATGAGATCTAGAAGCTCAACCGCGCCCGCACGATGCCGGCCTCCAGCAAGGCCCCGAGTGGGCAGCGCCGGCAGCGACGTCGGTTGTGGCGGCCGGTGAAGTGCTACCAGCCCACCGGCTGGACGCGCACGGCGAGGGCGACGTCGGCGGAACACCCCGCGTAGGCGGGGAGGACAGGCAACATACGGTGCATCGAGGGTCGTGCGCTGCGTGCGGGAGCTGCTGCAGCGGATCCGCCCGATACTCGGAACGATGCGGAATGGCGGGTTCCTGCCCGCCTTCTGGCAGGTTGCTGTCACACTGGCGTCAGGCCCCGCTGTCCCCCGTCAGCGGGGTCGCTTCCGTCCGACCTGCAGGGCCTCGCCCGCAAGCGAAAATCTCTGGCGGCCGGGCTGGTGGAGCATCCGGCACAGTGGTCGATGCCTGTTTCGCGCCTGTGCCGCGGGTTGGGGCCGGGGCAGCGCCGGCGGCTGGCTTCGTGCGCGGCAAGGAGCAGCAGTTCGACAGCAGCTCGGGAGGCACTACGGCTGTGGGCACCCTCCGGATGTTCACGACGATGAGCAGCAGCGCGAAGGCTCCAGAGGTGGCGAGCCCCGTCCGGACATGTGCGGCGCCGCACCGGCTGAGGACACAGACGCTGGCTACGGGCGGAGGTAGCCGGTCGTGGCCGTGCCGTTGCCGACCGCCCCGCTCACGGGGCGGGGGCCTCCCGAAGTCGAGTACATCGTCTCCCCGCACGAGCGTGCGACGCCCGGAGTCGTGTCGAAGTGATGACGTGACTCGCGTAAAAAGCCAGGCGGCCAAGGTTCGGGCGCTACACACGGCGTCGGTGCGCCCTCCTCGTTGGCCGCGGCGACGAGGAGGTGCGCTGATCAGGCGGAGCCGGGCCGCATAGGCGGCGGTGATCCGGCCTCCGTCTCCGAATCGACGAGCGCCAGCTGCTCGCCTCATCCCAGGCCGAGTCGGCTCAGCGCTGTGGTCCAGCTGGTGACGATGGCCTGCTGCGCCGCCTTGAGGGTCACCTTCCCGGAGCAGACCGCGGTGTGCAGCTTCGACTCCACCGGGTCCTTCCTGTTGTTGACCCCGGAGCCCGGCTCGTGTCCGGGGTCCGGGGGCTCGAGGGAGTGCGTGGTCGTTGTGGTCGCTGCGGCCCGGGCAGAGTGCCGGGGCCGCAGCGACCACAACGACCACGCCGATGATGTCGGCGCCGGCGTTCCGCGACACCAGCGACTTCTCCCGCGTCATGCTGCACGGCGACCTCGGCTCCGACGAGGAGGTGACCGCATTCCTGCTCTACGCCAAGGCCGAACTGGGACTGCGCCTGGCGCAGCGGAAGCTTCAGAGGGCATCGCGGGAGCGGTCCGAGCGGATCGCCCTGGTCGCCGACCTGACAGGCTCGCAGCGGCGTGCAGCTCGGGTGCTGGGTCTGAACCAGTCGACCATCAGTCGCGCTCTGCGGGAGCGCCCTCAGCTCCCGTGATGACGTACGACCGCAGCTTCGGGAGTACCGGGCCACCTGGGGCTGCCGGTCTACGTCTGGGGCTGGTCGCTGTACGTGCGCGCCTGCGCCCGCCACATGGCCGCGTACTCACCTTCCTGCTCCAGGAGTGACTCGTGGGTGCCTTCTTCCAGCAGGTGACCGCCGTCGAGCACGATGATCCGGTCCGCGGCCCGGGTGGAGCCGAGCCGGTGGGTGATCAGGACGACGGTGCGGTCCTCGCTCAGCGCTCGGATACGGTCGTAGACGGCTTCCTCGGTACGGGGGTCGAGCGCGGACGTCGGCTCGTCGCAGATCAGCAGCGGGGCGTCGGTCCGGTAGAAGGCGCGCGCGCCGGCCAGGCGCTGCCACTGCCCGCCTGACAGGTCGCGGCCGCCCCAGTGGGACGGGGCGAGGTTGGTGTCGAGACCGTCCGGCAGGCGTGCGATGACGTCGTCGGCGCCGGACGCTTTGGCGGCTGCGAGCACCGCTTGGTCGTCGCCGTCGCCCTGGCCGAGGGTGATGTTCTCCCGGGCGGTGACCTGCCAGCGGGCGATGTCCTGCGGCAGCATGGCGAGACGTGACCACACCTGCTCCGGGTCCGCGGTCGCGAGGTTGACGTCGTCCCAGGTCACGGTGCCGTGGGTGGGGGTGTAGAGCCCGGCGAGGAGTTTGGCCAGGGTCGACTTGCCCGAGCCGTTCGCGCCGACGATCGCCAGGACCTCTCCGCGGCGGATGGTGACGCTCACGTTCTCCAGTGCGGGCCGGTCGGCGCCCGGGTAGCTGAAGG
The Streptomyces misionensis genome window above contains:
- a CDS encoding helix-turn-helix domain-containing protein, whose amino-acid sequence is MMSAPAFRDTSDFSRVMLHGDLGSDEEVTAFLLYAKAELGLRLAQRKLQRASRERSERIALVADLTGSQRRAARVLGLNQSTISRALRERPQLP